GGCACCGCCGGGGCCGCCGGGGTTGAGCAGCAGCACGCCGCGGCGTTTCGCCGGGTTCTTCGCGGGCAGCTTGCTGATGGCGACCCGCAACCGCTCGGCGTTCGGTTTCCGGTAGTTCAGCGGGACCACGACGGTGGCGCACTGCAACGCGCCGGACTCGCCGCACGCGGACCAGGTGACGTCCTGCTCGTGGAATTCGGTCAGCCCGGCGGCCGACGCGGCGGGGGCCGTCGCGACCAGGCCGGACGCGGCCACCAGGACGGATCCCAGTGCCGTGGCGAGCCGTTTCACCCTGCTCGTCATCCTCGTGTTCCCCCTCATCTGTTGGATGGCACCGAAAAGCTAGGTAATGCGCGGGAGCGGCCGACACGTCCGAAAGTCGGGTGCCGGCTGTGACGCCGCACTCATCGGATGGGTGGGTGATGGAATTTTTTCGGGTGACGACCGCGATTTCGCGGGCGGCGCGGGCGTAGTCTCCGCGCGAGTGCACGCCCGTGCGACGGTGTGATCGGAGGGATCGCGGTGCCCGGTTCGACCGCCCCCGTCGAACGGCGGGACCTGGAAGGGGTCTTCGCCAAGCCGCCGGGCGCCGCGGAGCGGGTGGGCCTGGAGACCGAGATCGCGGCGGTCGACCCGGTGACCGGGGACTCCCGCCCCTACCACGGGGAGCGCGGCGTCCGGGCGCTGCTCGACGCGGTGCTGGGCGTGGGCGGGTGGCACCCGGTGCGCCACGGCGCCGACCTGGTGGCGCTGACCAGGGACGACGGCGCGCAGATCACGCTCGAACCGGGCGGCGCGGTGGAGTACGGGTCGGCGCCGCACGGGGACCTGGTGACGCTGCTGGACCGGACCCGCCGGGACCTGGCGGCACTCGCCGGGTGCGCGGCGCGGGTGGGCATCGCCCTCGTGCCCGGCGCCAACTACCCGTTCACCGGCATCTCGGGCGCCAAGTGGGCCCCGAAGCCGCACAGCGAGATCGTCCGGGACCACCTCGCCCGCATCGGCGCCGGCGGCGCGTGGGGGCCGCACGTGATGGCGCTGACCCTCTCCACCCAGGTCACCCTCGACTACACCGGTCCGGCCGACCTCGCCCGCAAGCTCCGCGCCCAGGTCGCCGCGTCGACGGCCGCCGCCGCGCTGTTCGTGAACTCGCCGCTGGAGGCGGGCCGCCCGACCGGCCTGCTGTCCCGGCGCATGCGGTACTGGACCCGGCACGACCCGCGGCGCACCGGCGTGCTGGCGCCCGCGCTGGCCGAGGGGTTCACCGCGGCGGACTTCGTCGACTGGGCGCTGGCCCTGCGCATGATCTACCGGCGGGACCGCGCCGGGCGGTACGTGCCCGCGCCGGACCGCCCGTTCGCCGTGCTCCTGGACGAGGGCTTCGGCGACGGCACCGCGCCGGACCTGGCGGACTGGCTGCTGCACCTGTCCCAGATCTGGACCGACGTGCGCCTGCGGCGGACACTCGAACTGCGCGCCGTCGACGGTCCGCCGCACGCGGCCCTGGGCGCGGTGCCCGCGTTCTGGGTCGGGTTGACCTACGACGCCTCCTCGTGCGCGGACGCCTGGGAGCTGCTGCGCCGCCACACCGCCGCCGACCACCGGGCGCTGGTCGACGACGTCGCGGCGCGGGGGCTGCGGGCGCGGCTCGCCGGCACGCCGGTCGCCGAGGTCGCCGCCGAGCTGCTGCGGCTGGCCCGGCGGGGGCTGGCGGCCCGGGTCGACCGGGGGCTGGAGCACCCGTCGGCGACCGCCCTGCTGGAGCCGCTGGAGGAGGTCGCCGCGACCGGTACGACGTTCGCCGAACAATGCCTGCGCCGCTGGTCGGGAGAATTCCACGAGAGCCCGGAGCGGTACGTGCGCGCGTACCGCATCCCAGTGGACCACGAATGCGTCCCCGGCCGCCTGCTCCGGTGATCGAAATCCGTCGCGCCGGCTTCCGCACAAGTACGGTGAACGACCGGGCTATTCCACGGGACGGGTGACCGGCGGCAACGGCGGATCAAGGCGCGCAATCATTTCACCTTCGCGTCGGATTTCCACCGCGTGCGGACTTCCCCGTTGGAGTCGATTCGGGGATTGACACGCCGGACGCCGCGCCACCAATATGAAAAACATCTCAACCGGGTGAAGGCGCCGGGGCCGGGCGCGTCGACGCGGCGCGGCACGAAATGGCGCGGTGCACCGCACGCACCACCCGGCCGGTAATGGCGCACGCCCGGTGGGCGGTGCCGCCGCCCGTCCCCGTGACGCCGGTCGTCCCCGCGCCGGCGCGCACGCCGCGACCCGTGGCGCCACCGCGCCGGGCAGCGGGCGGACGGCGGTACGGCCGGGCCGCCGGGGAGGGGGGCGAGGTGGCACCGATGCCCTCGCTGGACGCACCCGGTGACGCGCTGACCGCGGCCGTGCGCGCCCGCTCGTTCCTCCACCTGCTCGACACCGGCCGTCCGGTCCCGGTCGTCGCGCTGGGCACCCCGGCCGGCCGGACCGCGGCGGAGGTGCGCCGCGTCGTCGACGCCCTCGCGGGCTCCGGCCGGCTCACCCTCACCGAGGACCGCGGCGCCGTCACCGGCAGCCTCGGGCTGTCCGTCGTGCCGACCAGGCACCGCCTCGACCTGCACCGGGGCACCTACCACACGTGGTGCGCGCTCGACGCCGTCGGCATCCTCGGCGCGCTCGGCGCCACCGGCCGGATCACCTCGACCACGCCCACCGGCCTACCCGTCGCGGTGGACTTCGCCGACGGAGAGCCCACCGGCCCGCCCGGACCGGTGCTGCTGCTGCCCGAGCGCGGCACGGGCCCGCCGGTGACGACCTGGTGCCCGCTGGTCAACTTCTTCACCGACCTCGACCAGGCCAGGGCGTGGTCGGCGGCGCGCGGCCTGACCGCCTCGGTCGTGCCGCTGCGCGAGGCGACGTCCTTCGGCGCCGGGCTGTGGCGGGAGGCGATCGCCGCGGCCGACGACCTCGGCCCGTGGCACCCGCCGGGCGGCCCGCACCCAACGCGCGTCCCCACCCGACCGCCGTCCCACCCGCTTCCGCCCCACCCGCTTCCACCCCGCCCGTTCCCCCGGCCGTGAACAGGAGTTGCCGTGCGAGAACTCGCCGACCGCCTCACCTCCGTCCTCGACCTGACCTTCCCGCCGGTCGCGCTGCGGTTCACCACCACCGCGCCGGCCGACGTCCCACCGCCGGCCCGCCCGCTCCCCTCGGCCTGCGCCATGTGGCGGGAAGCGGAGCGGCGCACCTTCTACGCGCCGGCGGGCGACCACCACGGGTGCCCGGTGGGGACCATGGTCATGGGCTTCCCGGTCGACGAGGTCGGCGACCGGCTGGGCGAGGTGGTCACGGCGATGGCGGCGTGCGGCTACCTCTCGCCGGAGGAGGCCGCGGCCATCCCCTCGGTGGGCCGGGCGTCGAGCGGCATCGTCTACGGGCCGCTCGCCGACGCCGGGGACACCCCGGACGTGGTGCTGCTGTGGGTCAACGCCAAGCAGGCGATGCTGCTGACCGAGGCGGACGGCACCGCGGCGTGGACGGCACCGCCCGCGACGGTCAGCGGCCGCCCCGGCTGCACGGCGCTGCCCCTGGCGCTCCAGGGCGGCCGGCCCGCCACGTCGCTGGGCTGCATCGGGATGCGCACGTTCACCGGCATCCCCGACCACCTGATGCTGGTCGCGGTGCCCGGTGCCGCGCTGCGCGGCTTCACCGACGACGTCGAGCGGCTGGCCGCGGCCAACGACTCGATGCTGGCGCTCTACTCCGCCATGACCCCGTGACATCCCCACCACCGGCTGACGGCACCGCCGGAGCAGGAGGTACCCGGTGAACCCGACCACCCCGGCACCACCCGGGCGCACCGCCCGGCTCGCCCGACCGCTGCCGGTGCTGCTGATCTCCACCTACGAACTGGGGCACCAGCCCTTCGGCCTGGCCTCGCCCGCCACGTGGCTGCGCGACCTCGGCGCCGAGGTCACCGCGCTGGACACGGCGGTGCAGGACCTCCCGGCGGAGGAGATCCGGTCCGCCGAGCTGATCGCCGTCTACCTGCCCATGCACACCGCGACCCGGCTGGCCGTGCCGATCCTGGAGCAGGTCCGCTCGCTCAACCCCCGGGCCCACGTCTGCTGCTACGGCCTCTACGCGCCGGTGAACGAGGTCTTCCTGCGCAAGCTGGGCGTCGCGACCGTGCTGGGCGGCGAGTTCGAGGAGGGCCTGTGCGCGCTGGCCCGCAGGCTCGCGGGCGAACCGGCGCCCCGCGCGCACCGCATCGACCTGCAGATCGAACCCGTGGTGTCGCTGCCGCGCCTGGACTTCCGCGCGCCCGACCGGGCGATGCTGCCCGCCCTGGCCGACTACGCCCACCTGGACACCGGCACCGGCGGGCGCAAGGTCGTCGGCTACACGGAGGCCACCCGCGGCTGCAAGCACCTGTGCCGGCACTGCCCGGTCGTGCCCGTCTACAACGGACACTTCCGGGTGGTGCAGCGCGACGTCGTGCTGGAGGACGTCCGCAGGCAGGTCGCGGCCGGCGCCGAGCACATCACCTTCGGCGACCCGGACTTCCTCAACGGCCCGGCCCACGGCATGGCCGTCGTGCGGGCCCTGCACGCCGAGTTCCCGCACATCACCTACGACTGCACGATCAAGATCGAGCACCTGGTCAAGCACCGCGACCTCATCCCGCAGCTGCGCGACACCGGCTGCCTGTTCGTCACCAGCGCGGTCGAGGCGGTCGACCCGCTGATCCTGGACCGCTTCGACAAGCGCCACACCCGGCAGGAGTTCGTCG
This portion of the Saccharothrix syringae genome encodes:
- a CDS encoding glutamate-cysteine ligase family protein, with product MPGSTAPVERRDLEGVFAKPPGAAERVGLETEIAAVDPVTGDSRPYHGERGVRALLDAVLGVGGWHPVRHGADLVALTRDDGAQITLEPGGAVEYGSAPHGDLVTLLDRTRRDLAALAGCAARVGIALVPGANYPFTGISGAKWAPKPHSEIVRDHLARIGAGGAWGPHVMALTLSTQVTLDYTGPADLARKLRAQVAASTAAAALFVNSPLEAGRPTGLLSRRMRYWTRHDPRRTGVLAPALAEGFTAADFVDWALALRMIYRRDRAGRYVPAPDRPFAVLLDEGFGDGTAPDLADWLLHLSQIWTDVRLRRTLELRAVDGPPHAALGAVPAFWVGLTYDASSCADAWELLRRHTAADHRALVDDVAARGLRARLAGTPVAEVAAELLRLARRGLAARVDRGLEHPSATALLEPLEEVAATGTTFAEQCLRRWSGEFHESPERYVRAYRIPVDHECVPGRLLR
- the merB gene encoding organomercurial lyase — encoded protein: MPSLDAPGDALTAAVRARSFLHLLDTGRPVPVVALGTPAGRTAAEVRRVVDALAGSGRLTLTEDRGAVTGSLGLSVVPTRHRLDLHRGTYHTWCALDAVGILGALGATGRITSTTPTGLPVAVDFADGEPTGPPGPVLLLPERGTGPPVTTWCPLVNFFTDLDQARAWSAARGLTASVVPLREATSFGAGLWREAIAAADDLGPWHPPGGPHPTRVPTRPPSHPLPPHPLPPRPFPRP
- a CDS encoding DUF169 domain-containing protein is translated as MRELADRLTSVLDLTFPPVALRFTTTAPADVPPPARPLPSACAMWREAERRTFYAPAGDHHGCPVGTMVMGFPVDEVGDRLGEVVTAMAACGYLSPEEAAAIPSVGRASSGIVYGPLADAGDTPDVVLLWVNAKQAMLLTEADGTAAWTAPPATVSGRPGCTALPLALQGGRPATSLGCIGMRTFTGIPDHLMLVAVPGAALRGFTDDVERLAAANDSMLALYSAMTP
- a CDS encoding CUAEP/CCAEP-tail radical SAM (seleno)protein produces the protein MPVLLISTYELGHQPFGLASPATWLRDLGAEVTALDTAVQDLPAEEIRSAELIAVYLPMHTATRLAVPILEQVRSLNPRAHVCCYGLYAPVNEVFLRKLGVATVLGGEFEEGLCALARRLAGEPAPRAHRIDLQIEPVVSLPRLDFRAPDRAMLPALADYAHLDTGTGGRKVVGYTEATRGCKHLCRHCPVVPVYNGHFRVVQRDVVLEDVRRQVAAGAEHITFGDPDFLNGPAHGMAVVRALHAEFPHITYDCTIKIEHLVKHRDLIPQLRDTGCLFVTSAVEAVDPLILDRFDKRHTRQEFVDTVHRFREAGLAMNPTFVAFTPWTTPHGYLHLLEAVAELDLVDNVAPVQYAIRLLIPEGSRLLELDDVRAVMGPFDEAALCYPWRNPDPRVDRLQEEVMASVMASQGQKATRRESFARVWDLATALAHGEPRPLPAGLDRDAPGRPAPSMSEPWYCCAEPTPDQFRPFV